A window of Polyangia bacterium genomic DNA:
CGGTCCGGTGGGACGCTCGACGGGGTTGGAATACGACGTCCGTCGGGACCACCCGTATCTGGTCTACGACCGCTTCGACTTCGACGTGCCGGTGGGCTCGGTCGGCGACAACTTCGATCGGTACGCGGTGCGGGTCGAGGAGATCAAGCAGTCGATGAGCATCCTCGAGCAAGCGCTGAAGCAGATCCCGGCCGGCCCAGTGATGTTAAACGACCCGCGCATCGCCCTGCCCTCCAAGGCCGAGACCTACAACTCGATCGAGGCGATGATCGCCCACTTCAAGATCATCATGGACGGCATCCACGTCCCGCCCGGCGAGGTGTACTCGTTCACCGAGGGCGGCAACGGCGAGCTCGGTTTCTACCTGGTCTCCGACGGCACCGGCCGCCCCTGGAAATGCCGGGTGCGCCCGCCTTGCGTGCCGGCGGTGGCCATCATGAACAAGCTCCTTCCTGGCCTGTTTATGGCTGACGTGGTGCCGACCTTCGGCATGATGAACATGATCGGCGGAGAGTGTGATCGCTAATGGCTGAGACGATGCCCCTGTCCCCGGTCCCGGCACCGAACCCAGAGTCGGTCACCGTCACCATCGACGGCAAGCTGCACCAGTTCCCGAAAGGGAAGAACCTGCTGGAGGCGTGCAACGACGCCGGCTGCAACGTCCCCTTCTTCTGCTACCACCCGGGGCTGTCGTCGCCGGCGGTGTGCCGCCAGTGCCTGGTCGACGTCAAGGGCCAGCCCAAGCCGGTGCCGTCCTGCTACACGCCGGTGGCAGACAAGATGGAGGTGACGACGAACTCGCCGCGCGTGCTCGACGTCCGGCGCCAGATGCTGGAGTTCACGCTGCTGAACCACCCCATCGACTGCCCGATCTGCGACAAGGCGGGCGAGTGCACGCTGCAGAAGCACTACTTCGACTGGGACGCCAAGCTGGCCCGCAACGACGGCATCAAGGTCCACAAGGCCAAGGTCGTCGACCTCGGCAAGCACATCGTGCTTGATCAAGAGCGCTGCATCCTGTGCACCCGCTGCATCCGTGTCTGCGACGAGGTGGCCAAGACGCACGACCTGGAAATGGCCGCGCGCGGTGACCACGAGGTGCTGACCACCTCGCCGGGTCGGCGCCTGGACAATCCGTATTCGCTGAACACCGTCGACGTCTGTCCGGTGGGCGCGCTGACGGCGAAGGACTTCCGCTTCGCCATGCGCGCCTGGGAGCTGTACACGACGCCGTCGGTGTGTCCGGGCTGCGCCACCGGTTGCAACATCGACATCCACGCCTCGCACGGGCGCCTCTATCGCTTGGTGCCGCGGGTGAACGAGGCCGTCAACAAGCACTGGATGTGCGACGAGGGCCGCTTCACGTACAAGGGCGTGCAGGCCCAGCGCCTGACCGCGCCGACGGTGGCAGGCGCCATGGTCGACTGGGACCGCGCGCTGGACGAAGCGACCAAACGCCTGCGCCCGGTGCTGGA
This region includes:
- a CDS encoding molybdopterin-dependent oxidoreductase, which gives rise to MPLSPVPAPNPESVTVTIDGKLHQFPKGKNLLEACNDAGCNVPFFCYHPGLSSPAVCRQCLVDVKGQPKPVPSCYTPVADKMEVTTNSPRVLDVRRQMLEFTLLNHPIDCPICDKAGECTLQKHYFDWDAKLARNDGIKVHKAKVVDLGKHIVLDQERCILCTRCIRVCDEVAKTHDLEMAARGDHEVLTTSPGRRLDNPYSLNTVDVCPVGALTAKDFRFAMRAWELYTTPSVCPGCATGCNIDIHASHGRLYRLVPRVNEAVNKHWMCDEGRFTYKGVQAQRLTAPTVAGAMVDWDRALDEATKRLRPVLDHDPAKVGVVFNAQSTNEDLYALSRLAFQHLGVGRAYLAGRDQGWHDDILVSADKNPNTAGAVAIGGGRLASLVDLANDLKSGAITALLVLGADGILVGPTAATAMPFSGLSALVVVSSHQDPLVDAAHVALPMAAWAEVDGTFTNKMGMVQRIRSAVPPAGDSLPGWDILCHLARKLGATMDWDAAKTVFAEAKQKLPFMRDADWGRARLPVQLRFANSRG